The window CCGGCCCCGATCTGGCGCGCGTCGGCAACAAGTACTCCAACGAGTGGCATGTCGCGCACCTGATCGATCCACGCGAGGTCGTGCCGGAGTCCATCATGCCCGGCTATCCCTGGCTGATGGAGCCGCTGAACTACGCCGATATCGCCGCCCGCATGCGTGCGCTCAAGACCGCCGGCGTGCCGTACTCGGAGACCGAGGATGAATACGCCGCCAATGTCACCAAATTTGGTCAGGCGGTCGCCGACAGCCTGAATATCCTGCGTGCCGAGCAGCACCTGGTGCAGCAGGCGCAAACGGGCAACTACGATGGTGATCAGAGTCGCCTCACCGAGATGGATGCATTGGTGGCCTATCTGCAGATGCTCGGCACGATGGTGGATTTCAGCAAATACGACGAAGGTTACTTCGCGGGGTTCCGCTGAGGCCCGTCGGCCACAGGGGGGCGGTCGAGGCGCATGACGGAACTGTTGCAATGGATCGGCCGGTTGGAGAACAGCAAGATCGTTGCGCTGCTGATCTTCTTCGTGGCCTTTTGCGCGATCCTGCTGTACGTGCTGACGGGCAAGAAGCGCCGCGCGCGACTGGAGTCATACAAATACATCCCGTTCGCCGACGACGAGACCTCCGGGCGGGACGACGCGGGGTCGGCGGGTAAACGCAAGGTAGATAAGCAATGAGTGAAGCAAAGACAAAGCAGCAGGGCGCGGTTCAGACCACCGGGC is drawn from Gammaproteobacteria bacterium and contains these coding sequences:
- the ccoO gene encoding cytochrome-c oxidase, cbb3-type subunit II; amino-acid sequence: MKFKHESIETNSGLLIALTMVVISIGGLVEIVPLFYIDGTVEKVDGVRPYTPLELRGRDIYQREGCYLCHSQMIRPFRDEILRYGHYSLAAESQYDHPFQWGSKRTGPDLARVGNKYSNEWHVAHLIDPREVVPESIMPGYPWLMEPLNYADIAARMRALKTAGVPYSETEDEYAANVTKFGQAVADSLNILRAEQHLVQQAQTGNYDGDQSRLTEMDALVAYLQMLGTMVDFSKYDEGYFAGFR
- a CDS encoding cbb3-type cytochrome c oxidase subunit 3 translates to MTELLQWIGRLENSKIVALLIFFVAFCAILLYVLTGKKRRARLESYKYIPFADDETSGRDDAGSAGKRKVDKQ